The stretch of DNA CATCAGTTATCGCGATGATATTGACGCCGCGAAAACAATTCTTAAAAAACTACTCGAAAATGAGCCGCGTGTGCTGAGCGATCCGGCTCCGCTGGTTGCGGTGGCGGCGATCGGTGATCACGGGGTTGAATTCACAGTGCGAGGCTGGGTGAACGTAAGCGATTTCTGGGGTGTCACGTTTGATTTAACCGAAGCCATCAAAAAAAGTTTAGACGCCGCCGGACTGACAATTCCGTTCCGGCAGCAGGATGTTCATTTATACACACATAATTCGTGAATTCCGGCTGAATACATTTTCCCTGACAATGAACGGGATCTTTATTATTTTCAGGTGTTATGAATGAGAGATGCTTCCAGCATGTGGCGGTTTTAAAAGGCGGAATTTCTACTGAACGTGAGGTTTCACTTGAGTCCGGTGCGGCCATTGCCGCCGGTCTGCGCGCCGCCGGTTACACAGTGTATGAACTGGATGTGACGTCCCGCACCATTGACCTGCCGCGAGAAGTGGAGGCGGTCTTCATTGCGCTGCACGGAACGTTTGGCGAGGATGGCGGAGTGCAACTGCTGTTAACTCAGATGGGTGTGCCGTTTGTCGGTGCAGGAGTGGAAGCGAGCCGGATGGCGTTTGATAAACAGCTTACTGACATTTGTCTGCGCGCTGCCGGTGTGCCGGTGCCGGATATAGAGGTGGTGCGTAAAGAACGCCAGCCGGTCATGCAGCCGCCGGTGGCGGTAAAGCCGCTGCGGCAGGGTTCCAGCGTCGGCTGTTCGCTCGTGTTTGAAGCAATGCATTTTCCGGCGGCACTTGAAAAAGCGCGGCAGTACGGGGAGGAAATCATTGTGCAGCGGTTTATTCCCGGACGGGAATTTACGGTAAGCATTGTGGCCGGCGAGGTGCTGCCGCCGGTTGAAATCGTACTGGAAGAGGGCTGGTACGATTACGACGCGAAATATAAAACGGATTCAACACGCTATATTGTACCGGCGAAGATTGACGCCGAAACAGAAGTGCGGATGAGAGAACTCGCATTCAAAACATTTCATTCGCTCGGCGCGCGCGGTTTTGGCCGCGTCGATTTCCGGATGACGCCGGCAGGCGAGCTGTTTGTGCTCGAACTCAATACCATTCCCGGATTTACGGCGCACAGTCTGATGCCCAAAGCCGCCGCTGCCGCCGGAATCGGCTTTTCTGAGCTTTGCGACCGGATCATGCGCACCGCTTTGATGCCCTGAAAAATTCGACTTTGTTCAAATAAAAGATTCATTCACGCAGAGCCGCAAAGAGGAGAAAGATTTTTTTAGACAGGATTAACAGGATTTTAATATTCAATTCTCGATTTCCAGTTTTTGTGACTTTTGCGCTTTTTTGTGGCAATTAAAATTCGGTTCCATCCGCGTAATCCGCGGTCAAATTCTTTGCGCCCGCTCGCGATTCTTTGCGGAAAATGAATTATTAGAGTTTCTATGAAATTTGAAATTTGAAATTTGCCGGCTGAAATGAAACACTGCCATACAAACTTTTACGTTCGAATCGGAGTTTGGCTGATGGCAGCAAGAAAAAGACAAATAAAATCAAAACGCCGCGTATATTATGCGAAAACACGCGCAAACAAAAAACATACTGCACGCCGCAGTCTGGTTGTGCTGTTTCTGCTGCTCGTGACTGCAGGAATCGTTTACGGACTTTATCGCGGCGCAAAATTTACCGGTTCGCTTTTCTTTTCGCGCAATCCGGCGTTTGAGCTGAAAATTGTTGATATTGCTACAGACGGACGGCTGACTGTTTCGCAAATTCGCGAATATGCCGCTGTAGAAACCGGTGCAAATATTTTTTCCGTCGACACCGCTGCTCTGCGCAAACGCCTTGTCGATGTGCCGCTGGTTGAAACCGTCATTGTGCGCCGGAAGCTGCCGGACACGCTCGAAATCAAAATTACCGAACGCGTCGCATTGGCGCAGATCCGCTGGAGCGCACGCGGTCTGCCGTTTCTGATCGACCGCGCCGGTGTTGTCCTGCCGCCGACACGCAGCGGACAAGTGCTGCCGGTGATTGAGGGCATGAAAAGTAACGCACTGCGTCCCGGTGAAAAAAGCAATGATGCCGGCGTGCGCTACTGCCTTGATCTGCTCATGCTGTCCGACTCGCTCGGCTTCGGGCCGATCGTTCGCTTCGGCACATTTAACCTGCGTTTTCCTGAATTTATCGACGTCACTGTTAACACCGAAACCAGTGCGCGCTTTCCGTATAAGGACGCCAAAGAAAAACTCATCCGGCTCGTTAGTGTACTGCAATTGGCAAACGAACAGGGGCGGCGCATCAAAACCGTTGATCTCACGCCGGACGGCCGCAATGTGCCGGTAACCTATTATTGAAATATGAAAAATGGTGTCAAACGTCTGAACGTCAAAGGTCACAAGCCGGAACTTCTAAACTGGTGTTCCGGACATTGGATGTGCGACCTTCAGACCTGCAACCGGTTTGAAATCTGAAATTCGAAAAAATATGGCCGCGCCGGTGATCACAGCTCTTGAAATCGGAACCAGCTCAGTCAAAGTGCTGATGGCTGAAGTGCGTGAGGATGGTGGAATCATGATTGCCGGCGTCGGCGAGCGCGATTCACGCGGCGTGCGCAAAGGCGAAATTATCGACTTCGAGCTCGCGCTCGACTCCGTGCGCAATGCAATGGAAGACGCCGAGAGCAGTTCGCGCAAATCCATCGGCGAACATCTCTATCTTGTGGCGTCCGGCGGCCGCGCAGAAAGCCTGCTGCACGCCGGCGGAATTCCGGTGCTCAACGAATATGACGAGCCCGGCGGCGAAATTACACAGGACGATGTAGATCATGCCCTGGAAGCCGCCCGTAAAATTCATGTGCCGGACGACCGCATCCGCATGCATACGCTGGAACAAAATTTTGAGGTCGACGGGCGTGGCGGCATTGCAAATCCGGTGAGGATGCTCGCCCAGGAACTGCGCGCCGGCATGCTGATGATTCACGGACAGCGCTCCGTGATTGAAAATCTGAAAAAACTCATTGAAAGTGTTCCCGTCACTTGTGCCGATGCTGCGTTTGGCGGATTCTGTTCTGCACTCGCCGTGTTAACACCGGAACATAAACGCGCCGGCGCTGTTGTGATTGATCTTGGCGGCGGAACAACCGACTACCTGGCGTATAGCGCCGGACTTGTCCGGCTGGCCGGTTCAATCGCCGTCGGCGGCGACCATATTACCGGCGATATTTCCAGCGGACTGAATCTCGGGCGCCGGCAGGCTGAAATGCTTAAAAAAGAGTCCGGCAGCGCCATAATCAACCGGTTGAAAAGTGATCAGAATATTTCTATTCCGCCGGAAGGCAGCTATCGCGGCGGCATTGTCCGTTCATCCACGCTGCACACCATCATCCACGCGCGCATGGAAGAGACACTGCGCTTAATTGCCGAGCAGATTGAACAGAGCGAACTCGCCGGAGTATTAAACGGCGGCGTCATTCTTACCGGCGGCGGATCGGCACTCGAAGGCGTTGCTGATTTGGCACAGCAGGTATTTAACGCACCGGCGCGCGTCGGAAGAATTTACGACTGTGTCGGACTCTCCACCAAACAGGAGGGCGCACGTTTTGCCGCCGCGATCGGCGCTATCCGCTACGCCTCAGCGCAGCGCAAACCCGCCGCGCCGGCGCGTGGAGCCATCCGGAATTTTTTCTCGAAACTATGGGGCGGAGGAGAATGAAAAATTATCAAAGAGTCAAAAGTCTGAAAGTCAAAGGTCAAACGTCAGTGTTCCCGGCTTGCGACTTTAAGACCCGTAACTTCCGACACGTTTTAACCCTGAACAGTGAACTCTGAACAGTGAACTCCGACCGCAAAAAAATTCTGATTCTCGGACTCGGCGGCGCCGGTTGTAATGCGGTAGCGCGTATTGCTACGGAAGCGCCGGCGGGCATGGAATTTGCCGTGATGGACTGCGACGAACAGACGCTGCAGAACTGCCATTATGTTGAGAATAAACTGCAGGCCGGACGGGAGCTTACCGGCGGACTGAGCGCCGGCGGCGATATTGAAATCGGCCGGCGCTGCGTCGAAGGTTCCGGTGAGCAGTTTAAATCGCTGATCAACACCGCCGGGTTCTTGATGGTTATCACCGGGCTTGGCGGCGGATTCGGCACAGGCGCCGCGCCGGTGGTTGCGCGCATGGCACGCGATCTCGGTGCCGTCACACTCTTTTTCGCCGTACTGCCGTTTCCGTTTGAGGGGACGGTGGCACGCGGTAAAGCTGAACGCGCCATCCGGCGCATGCGAACCTATGCCGACGCCATTATTGAACTGCCGAATGAACAGCTTCAGCCGCCGGATGATGCATCGGTGGAAGAATCATTTGATTACAGCAGCCGGCTGCTTGCTGCCGGCGTGAGCGGAATCTGGAGAATGCTCTCGTATGCCGGTGTGTGCAACCTCGATTTTGCATCACTCGGCACCATGCTAAACTATTGTGACGCATTCTGCCGCTTCGCCGGCGCGAGCGCCGCCGGCGAAAACCGCGCCGGAGATGTCGTTGAAGAACTGCGTGCACATCCGCTGCTGCACAACACGGCTGTATTTCAAAGTGCGCCGGGCATGATCATCGGGATCACCGGCGGACACGATTTAAAGCTCGTCGAAATCCAGCAGATTGTCGACGGGCTCGCACCGGAGAATCCGGAGTGCTGGCTGAAAACCGGCATCGCGATCGACCCGCAGTTTTCCGGTCGTGTCGATGTTATGCTGCTCGCCGCCGAAGCGTGGAAAGAGCCGCTGATCGACGATGGGCACGGCGGCAGAAAACCGGCGGCCGGGCAGGGGGAGCTCGGACTTAAACCGCGCTCACGCACCTTCGGCGGCGCCGAACGCACCATCTGGAAAGGCGAAGACCTCGACATCCCAACTTACATCCGCCGGAAAATAAAACTGCCGCGGTAAAAATTTTTCCCAATGAATGAGCTGGATAAAATTTACGATGGAATTGCTGCGGATTATGAAAGAGGGCGCAACATTTTTAATAATACGGCGCAACTTGAAATGCTTGCAGAAAAAATTCCGGCGCATGCAGATGTGCTCGATGCCGGTTGCGGTTCCGGAATACCGGTTCTGAAATTTTTTATTGATCACGGTTGTCGTGTAACCGGTACTGATATTTCGGCAGAGATGCTGGCGCTGGCAGCGAAAAATAGTCCGGCGGCCGAGCTGATTCAAAAAGACACCGCCGAACTGGATTTTCCGGCGGACTCATTCGACTTGATCACCTCAATCTACACCCTGTTTCATATGTCGATGGAATGTCAGGTGAGTGCGTTTGGAAAATTTTACACCATGCTGCGCGCCAGCGGCATCGCCTGTTTCACGCTGGCCACAGAAACGTATACCGGAGCGCCGGAGTTTTCCGGCATGAAGCAATTTAAGGATGTTGAATTGCCGTATCATCATGTGACGCCGGAAAAATATGCAGAACTTCTTACGGCGACCGGATTTAAAATTCTCTCCGCTGAACACTTGAAAATCGGACGAGAAACCATGCTGTGGATGCTGGTGCAAAAGGAATAATATGAAAAAATACCGGACGGTATTGCATCCACTTGAGCTGAATTATCAGAGCGCTCATCCAATGCGAACCTTGTTTCGTCTGTTGAACCGGCCATGGTATTATTTCGTTATTACGACACTGCTGCTCCTGATCAAGCACTCTCCGGTGTGGGCAATTCCGTTTTTGATTGCCGAATTGATCGATCTGCTGGTCACACCGGAAAACTGGTCGATGTCCCGTGCCGTAATTTATTTTTCCATTGTGGTGGTACTAACGATTCAGAATATTTTTTCGCACACGCTGTTTTTTGTTATGTTAAGCGGCACAATTCGCGATCTGGAACAGACGTTACGTAATGCGCTGGTAACGCGGATGCAGCACCTTTCCATTGCATTCCACGATCGTACGGAAAGCGGACGGCTGCAGGCGAAAGTCCTGCGCGATGTCGAGCAGGTACAGACATTCTGTATGCTGCTTGGTGACGGCGGGATGCTGGCGATCCTTTCCATCGTGTTTGCGATTCTTGTGACCGTTGTGCGCGAGCCGAAAATGCTGATCGTATTTTTAATTCTTGTGCCGCTTTGCATCGCTTTGCGCGCCGCATTTCATCACCGGATCCTGGCGCACAATAATGCGTTCCGCGAAGAGGTTGAGCGGATGTCTGCCGGTATTGTTGAAATGCTGAATATGATTCCGGTAGTGCGTGCACACGGGCTTGAAAGCATGGCCGCCAGCGAGATGGAGCGGCAGTTTGACGAGGTGAACCGCAGTGGACGAAAGCTTGATCGGATCGACTCGCTGTTCGGCTCTTCCGCATGGGTGGTTTTTCAGCTTTCAGTGGTTTGCGGATTGATTGTGCTGGTCTGGTTTAATCGCCGCGGATTGATCTCCATTGGGGATATTGTTTTATATCAGAGTCTGTTCAGTATGATTGTGATGTGCGTTTCGCAGCTGCTGGGGATTTATCCCCGGCTCATGAGAGGTATCGAGTCCATCCGCTCAATCGGTGAAATACTGGAGTGTCCTGACCTCGAGTTAAATGACGGACGTGCGTCCGTTGCAGAGATTGGCGGACATGTTGAATTCGATGATGTTTCATTTGTGTATGACGTTGAAAAAAATCACGGTGTGAAAAACTTTTCATTGGATGTAAAACCCGGTGAATGTGTTGCATTTGTCGGACCGAGCGGCGCCGGAAAATCAACGGTCATTCAGTTGTTGATTGGATTCCGTCGCCCGCAGGCAGGTCGTATTCTGTTCGATAGACGCGATATGGAAGCATGTGATATGCGAACGGTTCGCAGGCATATTTCTGTTGTGCCGCAGGAAACGGTTTTATTTTCCGGTACTATTCGTGAAAACATTCTTTATGGATTATCCGGCATTTCTGATGAACGGCTGATGGAGGTGCTGACCGCAGCACATCTGGCAGATGTTGTTGCCGAGCTGCCGGAAGGACTTGAAACAAAAATCGGCGAAGATGGTGCCATGCTTTCCGGTGGACAGCGTCAGCGAATTGCTATTGCACGCGCTTTGGTTCGCAATCCTAAAATTCTTGTGCTCGATGAAGCCACCTCTGCGCTTGATACTGTTTCCGAAAAAAAAGTTCAGGATGCCATCGACAGTGCCGTAATCAATCGAACCACATTTATTGTTGCGCACCGGCTTTCAACCATTCGCAGGGCAGACCGGATTGTCGTGATGAAAAACGGTCGCATTGTTGAAATCGGTTCTTATTCAGAATTAATGGAATGCCATGGATTTTTTTATGAAATGCAGCAGTCTCAAGGCGGGGAGTAATTTTCGGTATATTTGGCGAATATAATTTTCGGGAGGTGTTCGGGGAATTACGCTTGAGAATAAGCGTGACGCGGAAAAACAAGAGTCAAAAATCTGAAGGGCGGCGTTCGAATATCGGGTGGTAATTTAAAATTTTTTAATCGTGAATTTTCAGAGATTCGCCGGCAGCCTTGAAAAAAGCTCCTCAAAAACTTGTGTGTGTACGATAATTTTTCAGTTTAAATTTTACCGGAACCACCAGAGCAGAACGATGACGCCGAGTACAATGCGGTACCACCCGAACGGGGTAAAGCTGTGTTTGCGCAGATAGTTCATGAGCCATTGAATAACACAGGCGGCAACGATAAAAGCGACCATGAATCCGGTGGCGAGGATGAGATATTCCGCGCCGGAAAATGCGGCGCCGGATTCCATGAGTTTATATGCGCCGGCACCGGTGAGTGTGGGCACGGCGAGAAAAAATGAAAACTCGGCGGCGATTCGGCGGTCGAGTCTCAGCAGCATTCCGCCGAGAATAGTGGCAGCGGAACGTGACGTGCCGGGAACGAGTGCAAGGCATTGAAAGCAGCCGATGAACAGAGCGGTTTTAAACGTAATTCCGGTGATGTCCTGAATGGCGCCGGTTTTCATACCGCGTGTTTTTTCGAAAATGACCAGCGCAACGCCGTAAAAAATCAGCGCACACGCGACGGTTTGCGGTGTGAAAAGATAATGTTCAATCGTATCGGCGCATAAAAGTCCGAGAATGACTGCCGGAAAAAATGCAACGGCAACTTTCATCCAGAGCAGCCATTTATTTTTACGCTCTTCGGCCGTACCGGCAAACGGCCACAGTTCGCGCCGGAAGAGAACAATCACAGCAAGCGTTGCGCCGGTCTGGATAAAAATTGTAAAGGCATCAGAAAACTGTTTGTTCTCAGAAAGCTGCAGAAATGCGTCGACAAGAATCATGTGGCCGGTGCTGCTGATCGGCAGAAATTCAGTGATACCTTCAACAAATCCGAGCAGGACAGCTTTTAAAAAAGTTATTACAGACATGTCATCCGTTCTGTTTTGACGCGGCGGGACGTCGCGTCTACATTGATTACATTACAGAGCGGCGGCGGTTTTTCAAATGCATCTGACAAAAATATTGAAAACGCCGGCGGACAGGAGATGATGGTGCACATGACTGAATTATGGATTGCCATTTTTTTTCTGCTTGCCGGCTTTGGTCTGTTAACCGGCGGTGCAGAACTGCTGGTGCGCGGCGCGTCACGGCTGGCGGCGGCGCTGGGCATTTCTCCGCTGGTGATCGGCTTGACAGTGGTTGCATTCGGTACGAGCGCACCGGAACTGGCGGTGAGTGTGATGTCCGGCATGGCAGGTGAGACGAACATTGCACTCGGCAATGTTCTCGGCAGTAATATTTTTAATATCCTTTTTATTCTCGGAATTTCGGCGCTGGTGGCGCCGCTGATTGTTTCAACGCAACTGATCAAACTGGATGTGCCGCTGATGATTGCCGCATCGGCACTGGTATTTTTGTTCGGTGCGAACGGTGTAATCAGTACGGTTGAAGGCGTCATTCTGTTTGCCGGAATTATTGCATATACCCTTTTTTTAATCATGAAAAGCCGCAAAGAAAACTGCGCCGCCGTCGCTGAGATACCGGCAGCAAAGGGCGCACGCGCATTGTTGAAGAACGGGTTTTTTGTGCTCGCCGGCCTGGTGCTGCTGGTACTCGGTTCCAGCTGGCTGGTGAAAAGTGCGGTGACCATTGCGCAGCATTGCGGGGTGAGCGATCTGGTTATCGGTTTAACGATTGTCGCTGCCGGAACTTCGCTGCCGGAAGCGGCAACATCGGTTGTGGCAAGTCTTCGTGGTGAGCGCGATATTGCAGTGGGAAATATTGTCGGCAGTAATCTGTTTAATCTGCTGTGTGTTCTCGGTGCAGCGGCCGTTGTCACGAAAGGCGGAATCCCGGTGCCGGAATCGGTTTTAGTTTTTGATTTTCCGGTGATGCTGACGGTGGCGCTGGCGTGCCTGCCGGTGTTTTTCACCGGCAATGTTATTACCCGGTGGGAAGGCGCGCTGTTTTTCGGTTATTATATCATTTACACTGTTTTTCTAATTCTGCTGTCCACCGGCAGCACCGTTGCAACGGAATTTCGCATGGCAGTGCTGTGGTTCGTTCTGCCGCTGACGGCTGTTGCGATACTGATGCTGGTGTGTCGTGAAATCCGGCAAAACAAAAAAACGTAATCCGTGCATTCCGGCAGTGAATTCTGCAGAGGCGCTATTTTTTATTCGCACAATTCTCCGGAATGCGTGTATTCTGACAAAACTTTTTTGAAAACTGAGGAGTGACGATGAAAAAACTTTTGCTGGCTGGAATTTTGTCAATTGCAGGACTCGCCGGTGCGATGGAACGCATGGTGTTTGTGAATCTCGAAGAGGTGTTTAATAATTTCTACCGCACGCAGCTTTCGAAGGCGACCATTGAGGCGCAGCAGAAGGAGATTGAGGCGGAGCGCAAAGCGCGTGCCGATGAAATTACATCGTTCGCCACCGAAGTTGACGCTCTGAAAAAAGAGGCACGCGATATGACGCTGACGGAGGATATCCGCGATGCAAAACGGCTGATTTACGAAGAACGCCTGCTTGAGCTGCGCAGCAAGCAGAAAGAGCTGGAAGAATTTGTACAACTCCGGCAGCAGCTGCTGCAACAGCAGGTTACACGCATGAGTCAGTCGATTATGGATGAAATTCGCGGCGCGGTGATTGAGTATGCCAAGCGCAACGGATTGCAGGCGGTCATGGACAATTCAGCGCGCCGGGCGGCGATCGGCGTGTTTATTTACACACATCCTGACGTGGATATTACACAGCAGATTCTTGGTGAATTGAATAGTAAGCGTCCGGATTCATTTGAACAGATGATAAAAGATGCGACGGGCGCAGAAGAAGCGCCGGTTCCGGCCGAAGCTGCTCCGGCGAACTGATATCAAACCGCGGATTACGCGGATGGAAACGGATTTTTAAATCACGAATGAACACGAAGAAAAAATTGCAGTGTCCCGTTCAATACTTCGTTCTCTTCGCTTCCTCCGTGTGAAATAAATTTTAAGGATTTAAATGAAACTTGTTGAACTTGCAGAAAAAATCGGCGGGAAACTGGACGGCGCCGGCGATGTTGAAATTCGCGGCGTAGCGGCAATCGGCTCTGCAGAGCCGGGCGAAATCAGTTTTCTTGCGAACCCGAAATATGCAGCACAGGCGGCGGCAACCAACGCATCGGCGCTGATTGTACCGGAGAACTGGAGCGCGGAATCGCCGGCGGCATTCATTCGCGTAAAAAATCCGGATGCCGCATTTGCACAGGCAACCATGCTGTTTTATACACCGCCGCCGGCGGCGGTCGCCGGAGTTCATCCGTCGGCAGTCGTCGCGCCGGATGCCATCATCGGAGAAAACGCCAGCATCGGGCCGCTGTGTGTGGTTGAATCCGGCGTAACGATCGGTGCCGGAACGGTGCTGGTTGCGCAGTGTTATATCGGTGCAAACTGCACTGTGGGAAAAAACTGTCTGTTCTATCCGCATGTGTCGCTGCGTGAATCGGTGAAAACCGGTGACCACGTGATTCTGCATAACGGCACGGTGATCGGCAGCGACGGGTTTGGTTATTCAGTGGACGAAGCCGGCGTGCGCACAAAGATTCCGCAGGTCGGCACAGTGGAGATCAGCGACGATGTTGAAATCGGAGCGAATACGACAATAGATCGCGCGCGGTTCGGCAAAACAAAGATCGGTACCGGTGCAAAGATTGATAATCAGGTTCAGATTGCACACAATGTGGAAATCGGCGAGCACGTGGTGCTGGTTTCGCAGGTTGGCATTGCCGGCAGCGCGCGCGTCGGCGAAAAATCGATTCTGGCCGGAAAAGTTGGCGTGAACGGCCATATTGAAATCGGCAAAGGCGTGGTTGTCGGCCCGATGGCCGGCGTGACAAAGAGCGTGCCGGACGGCGCTTATCTGATCGGGATGCCGGCGGTAGCGATAAAAGAGTGGAAACGCAGCACGGCTGCTGTTGCGCTGCTGCCGAAATTAAAAGAACGGATTGCGGCATTGGAAAAACGGATAAAGCAGCTTGAACAGTCCGGTTAAAAGACGGGTGAGTTTTTAATTAAAGGAAAACGATGAATCCGATCAGTATGTATGGCGAAAAAGTGTTCAGTATGCGTGTAATGCGTGAGCACCTTTCCGAAAAAACGGTACAATCGCTGGAAGCGACGATCAAAACCGGCAAGCGGCTGAATCCCGGCATTGCGGCTGAAGTTGCCGAAGCGATGAAAGAGTGGGCGCTTTCCAAAGGCGCAACACACTATACGCACTGGTTTCAGCCGCTCACTAACTCCACCGCCGAAAAACACGATTCATTTATTGTGCCGGACGGTGAAGGTTCCGTGATCTGTAAATTTTCCGGCAGCGAGCTGATTCGGGGCGAACCGGATGCCTCCAGTTTTCCGTCCGGCGGACTGCGCGCAACATTCGAAGCGCGCGGGTATACCGCGTGGGACCCGAGCAGTCCGGCGTTCATTAAAGATAATACACTGTGCATCCCGACGGTGTTTTGCGGTTATCACGGCGAAGCACTTGACAAAAAAACACCGCTGCTGCGCTCTATTAAAGCGCTCGATCAGCAGACGCGCCGCATGGCGAAACTGTTCGGCTTGGAAATTAAACAGTACGCCGGCGCAACGCTCGGGGCGGAGCAGGAATATTTTCTGGTCAATCGCGAATATTATAACGCGCGTCTCGATCTGCAGCAGACCGGCCGTACATTGTTCGGCTGCGCGCCGGCAAAACATCAGCAGATGGAGGATCATTATTACGGCACCATCAAAACCCGTGTAATGAAATTCATGGAGGACCTCGACCACGAGCTGTGGCGGCTGGGCATTCCGGCTAAAACGCGGCATAACGAAGTGGCGCCGGGACAGTTTGAAATCGCACCGGTTTTTGAAGAGCTCAATCTGGCGGTCGATCACAATATGCTCACGATGGGGGTGCTGCACAAGACAGCAGAAAAGCATGATTTTGTCTGCCTGCTGCACGAAAAACCGTATGCCGGCGTGAACGGTTCCGGCAAACACAACAACTGGTCGCTTACCGGACCGGATGGTAAAAACTGGCTGCTGCCCGGCGACAACCCGCATGAAAATGCAAAATTCCTGACCGTTATTTGTGCATTGATTCAAGCGGTGGACATGTATGCGGATTTACTGCGCGCCTCTGTTGCTACGGCCGGCAACGATCATCGTCTCGGTGCGCACGAAGCGCCGCCGGCGATTATCTCCATTTTTCTCGGCGAACAACTTACCGATATTATTATGCAGATTGAAAACGGTGCCGCGAGCCGTTCAAAACAGAACGGCACTATTCATCTCGGCATCGATATCTTGCCGACACTGCCGCGCGGCAATACCGACCGCAACCGCACATCGCCGTTCGCATTCACTGGCAATAAGTTTGAATTCCGTGCCGTCGGCTCGAATCAAAGCTGCGCCGGCTGCAATGTAACCATCAATACCATTGTCGCCGATGCACTGGATGACATCTGTACAAAACTGGAAGCGGAGGTCGCCGCCGGAAAAGAGTTTAACAAATCTCTGCAGACGATTCTTTCGAGCATCATTAAAAAGCATAAACGCATTCTGTTTGACGGTGATAATTATACTGCCGCCTGGGAGAAGGAAGCTGCGCAGCGCGGACTGCCGAATATAAAAACCACTCCGGAAGCGCTCAAAGCGTGGATTACACCTAAAGCGGTGGAGCTCTTTTCCAGACACAATGTGTTAACTGAAAAAGAACTGCGCTCCCGCTACGAAATTTACCATGCCGAGTATGAAAAAATCATTCATATCGAAGCCGGCGTGGCGCTGCTGATGGCCAAAACCATGATCATTCCGGCGGTCATGACCGCACAGGGAGAACTGGCGGCGCAGATTAAAGCCGTTGTTTCTGCCGGCGGAACTGCCACTGGCGCGCGCGCAGCACTTAAAGGCATCTGTGCCGAAACCGAAAAACTCTACCGGACGGTCGCACGGCTCGAAAAAGCCGCCGCCGTAAAAGAAAAAATCGGCGCCATGAACAAAGTCCGCACCGCAGTGGATGCGCTTGAGCTGATGGTGCCGTTTGAACACTGGCCGCTTCCAACCTACGAAGAGATGATGTTTATGATTTGAGGCGGGAAAATTATTCCGGTAAATCCTTAGCCATCCGTCGAAAAATAAAAAAGCGTGTGCAAATCAATTTATAAGGGTTTACTTTTGCGGTATTGATTGTTTATGTTTCTGAAAATCCCGGAGAGTTT from Kiritimatiellales bacterium encodes:
- a CDS encoding undecaprenyl-diphosphate phosphatase — translated: MSVITFLKAVLLGFVEGITEFLPISSTGHMILVDAFLQLSENKQFSDAFTIFIQTGATLAVIVLFRRELWPFAGTAEERKNKWLLWMKVAVAFFPAVILGLLCADTIEHYLFTPQTVACALIFYGVALVIFEKTRGMKTGAIQDITGITFKTALFIGCFQCLALVPGTSRSAATILGGMLLRLDRRIAAEFSFFLAVPTLTGAGAYKLMESGAAFSGAEYLILATGFMVAFIVAACVIQWLMNYLRKHSFTPFGWYRIVLGVIVLLWWFR
- a CDS encoding OmpH family outer membrane protein; this translates as MKKLLLAGILSIAGLAGAMERMVFVNLEEVFNNFYRTQLSKATIEAQQKEIEAERKARADEITSFATEVDALKKEARDMTLTEDIRDAKRLIYEERLLELRSKQKELEEFVQLRQQLLQQQVTRMSQSIMDEIRGAVIEYAKRNGLQAVMDNSARRAAIGVFIYTHPDVDITQQILGELNSKRPDSFEQMIKDATGAEEAPVPAEAAPAN
- a CDS encoding ABC transporter ATP-binding protein, whose translation is MKKYRTVLHPLELNYQSAHPMRTLFRLLNRPWYYFVITTLLLLIKHSPVWAIPFLIAELIDLLVTPENWSMSRAVIYFSIVVVLTIQNIFSHTLFFVMLSGTIRDLEQTLRNALVTRMQHLSIAFHDRTESGRLQAKVLRDVEQVQTFCMLLGDGGMLAILSIVFAILVTVVREPKMLIVFLILVPLCIALRAAFHHRILAHNNAFREEVERMSAGIVEMLNMIPVVRAHGLESMAASEMERQFDEVNRSGRKLDRIDSLFGSSAWVVFQLSVVCGLIVLVWFNRRGLISIGDIVLYQSLFSMIVMCVSQLLGIYPRLMRGIESIRSIGEILECPDLELNDGRASVAEIGGHVEFDDVSFVYDVEKNHGVKNFSLDVKPGECVAFVGPSGAGKSTVIQLLIGFRRPQAGRILFDRRDMEACDMRTVRRHISVVPQETVLFSGTIRENILYGLSGISDERLMEVLTAAHLADVVAELPEGLETKIGEDGAMLSGGQRQRIAIARALVRNPKILVLDEATSALDTVSEKKVQDAIDSAVINRTTFIVAHRLSTIRRADRIVVMKNGRIVEIGSYSELMECHGFFYEMQQSQGGE
- the lpxD gene encoding UDP-3-O-(3-hydroxymyristoyl)glucosamine N-acyltransferase is translated as MKLVELAEKIGGKLDGAGDVEIRGVAAIGSAEPGEISFLANPKYAAQAAATNASALIVPENWSAESPAAFIRVKNPDAAFAQATMLFYTPPPAAVAGVHPSAVVAPDAIIGENASIGPLCVVESGVTIGAGTVLVAQCYIGANCTVGKNCLFYPHVSLRESVKTGDHVILHNGTVIGSDGFGYSVDEAGVRTKIPQVGTVEISDDVEIGANTTIDRARFGKTKIGTGAKIDNQVQIAHNVEIGEHVVLVSQVGIAGSARVGEKSILAGKVGVNGHIEIGKGVVVGPMAGVTKSVPDGAYLIGMPAVAIKEWKRSTAAVALLPKLKERIAALEKRIKQLEQSG
- a CDS encoding calcium/sodium antiporter; its protein translation is MITLQSGGGFSNASDKNIENAGGQEMMVHMTELWIAIFFLLAGFGLLTGGAELLVRGASRLAAALGISPLVIGLTVVAFGTSAPELAVSVMSGMAGETNIALGNVLGSNIFNILFILGISALVAPLIVSTQLIKLDVPLMIAASALVFLFGANGVISTVEGVILFAGIIAYTLFLIMKSRKENCAAVAEIPAAKGARALLKNGFFVLAGLVLLVLGSSWLVKSAVTIAQHCGVSDLVIGLTIVAAGTSLPEAATSVVASLRGERDIAVGNIVGSNLFNLLCVLGAAAVVTKGGIPVPESVLVFDFPVMLTVALACLPVFFTGNVITRWEGALFFGYYIIYTVFLILLSTGSTVATEFRMAVLWFVLPLTAVAILMLVCREIRQNKKT